Sequence from the Actinocatenispora sera genome:
GTCGAGCGCGCGCGGGTCGTCCAGCGCCCGGCGGACCCGGCCGGCCCAGGTCGGGTCGGTACCGACGGCGTCGGCCGGGGTCGGGAACTCGCCCTCGGCCGGGTCGTCCACCAGCACCACACCCGGCGCCTGTTTGATGATCTCCTGCGCGTCGTCGGCGGAGACCTCGGCGCCGAACACCGCGTGCACCGTGACCGAGTGCCCGGTCACCACCGGGACCCGGACGCAGGTGGCGGACACCTTCAGGTCGGGCAGGCCGAGGATCTTGCGGGACTCGTTGCGCAGCTTCAGCTCCTCCGACGACCAGCCGTGGTCGCGCAGCGAACCCGCCCACGGCACCACGTTCAGCGCCAGCGGCGCCGGGAACGGGCCGAGCTCGTCGCCGACGGTGCGCCGCACGTCGCCGGCCCGGGTCCCGACGGTACGGTCCCCGGACACCTTGGTGACCTGGTCGTGCAGCGTGTCGATGCCCGACTGGCCGGCGCCGGACGCGGCCTGGTAGGTGGAGATGATCAGCTCGCGCAGCCCGTACTCCCGGTGCAGTGCACCGATCGCCACGATCATCGCCAGCGTGGTGCAGTTCGGGTTCGCGACGATGTGCTTGCCGCGGTCCCGGATCCGCTCCGGGTTCACCTCCGGTACGACCAGCGGGACGTCCGCGTCGAGCCGGAACGCGGCGGAGTTGTCCACCACCGTCACGCCGTGCTCGACCGCGATCGGTACCCATTCGGCGGCGACGTCGTCGGGCACGTCGAACAGCGCCACGTCGACGCCGTCGAACGCCTCCGGGGCGAGTTCTCGTACCGTCAGCTGCTCGCCGCGGACCGGCAGGGTCCGGCCGGCCGACCGCGCGGAGGCGATCAGCCGGATCTCACCCCAGACGTTCTTGCGCGACGACAGCAGCTCGCACACCACCCGGCCCACCGCGCCGGTGGCGCCGACGACCGCCAGGCACGGCGCCGGCGCGGCGCCTCTCGCCGGCTCGTTCGAGGCCACCGCCGATCACCGACCGGTACCGGCGTAGACCACCGCTTCCTCGTCGCCGCCGAGGTCGAACGCCTCGTGCAGCGCGCGGACCGCCTCGTCCAGGTCGGTGTCGCGGCACACCACGGAGACCCGGATCTCCGAGGTGGAGATCATCTCGATGTTGACGCCGGCCTCGGACAGCGCCCGGAAGAACGTCGCGGCGACGCCCGGGTTGGACCGCATCCCGGCGCCGACCAGCGACACCTTGCCGATGTGGTCGTCGAACAGCAGGCCCTCGAAGCCGATCTCGCCCTGCGTCTTCTGCAGCGCGGTCATCGCGGCCGCGCCGTCGGTCTTCGGCAGCGTGAACGAGATGTCGGTGCGGCCGGTGGCCTTGGTCGACACGTTCTGCACGATCATGTCGATGTTGATCTCGGCGTCGGTGACGACCTGGAAGATCTTGGCCGCCCGGCCGGGCTCGTCCGGCACCGACAGGACGGTGATCTTGGCTTCGCTGCGGTCGTGCGCGACCCCTGAGATCAGTGCCTGTTCCACGGGAAGATCCTCCATCGAGCCGGCGACGATCGTGCCGGGCTTGGTCGAGTACGACGAGCGGACATGGATCGGCATGTTGAACCGGCGGGCGTATTCCACGGCGCGCAGGTGCAGCACCTTCGCCCCGGACGCGGCCAGCTCCAGCATCTCCTCGTACGTCACGGTATCGAGCTTGTGCGCGGTCGGCACGATGCGCGGGTCGGCGGTGAACACGCCGTCCACGTCGGTGTAGATCTCGCACTGGTCGGCGTGCATCGCGGCGGCCAGCGCCACCGCGGTGGTGTCCGAACCGCCCCGGCCGAGGGTGGTGATGTCCTTGGTGTCCTGCGCGATGCCCTGGAACCCGGCCAGGATCGCGACCGCACCCTCGTCGATCGCGCTCTGCAGCCGGCCCGGGGTCACGTCGATGATCCGCGCCTTGCCGTGCGACGAGGTGGTGATCACGCCGGCCTGGGAACCGGTGAACGAGCGCGCCTCGTACCCGAGGTTGTGGATCGCCATCGCGAGCAGCGCCATCGAGATGCGCTCGCCGGAGGTGAGCAGCATGTCCAGCTCGCGGCCGGGCGGCAGCGGGGACACCTGGTGGGCCAGGTCGAGGAGGTCGTCGGTGGTGTCGCCCATCGCGGAGACCACGACCGCCACGTCGTCGCCGGCTTTGCGGGCCGAGACGATGCGCTCGGCTACCCGCTTGATCCGCTCCGCGTCGGCGACCGATGAGCCGCCGTACTTCTGGACGACGAGTGTCACACCTACCCCTTCTGCGAGGGTGCCCGGATGGCCCTCAGGTCGATCTGGCGCTGCCAGGGTACCGGCCGGGCAGGTTGCGGCCACCCCACGTCCCAGCATGCGATGAATCGCTCACACGCGGTACGGCCGGTGCAGGTTCCGGAATTCCGTGCTCCGGGTGACCGGGGACGCGCCCTGCGTGGCCTCCCCAAGATCCGTGCGCCGGCCACCCACAATGACCGGGTGCGTACTCGGACCGCAGCACTGATGCCCGTACTGCTCGTCGCCGCATCGGCGGCGCTGACCGGTTGCGGCGGCGGGGCGAAGGCACCGGCACCGACCGGGTCGCCGACCCCGGCCGCGCACGACGAGGGCAGCCCGGCCGACCGGCTCGCCGGCCTGGTCGCGGCCGCCGCCGACAAGCGGTACGTGGCCCGCTACGAGTACTCGCCGGGTGGCCGGAAGACGACCTCGACGATCACCGTGACGCTGGCCACCAACGGTTCCTGGCGCTTCGACGTACCCGAGGGTGGGCTCGGCGGCGGCACCGACGTGGCGGTCGCCGGCAACGCCGCCGGGGTGTACCAGTGCGGGCTCGGCGACCCGAAGTCCTGCGCCCGGGTGGCCGGCAAGGGCGGTTCGGTGCCGGCGAAGTACGACCCGAAGATCGAGCGGCTCTGGCTGTCCTGGCTGGGGATCCTGGGCGACCGCAGCGAGGCGCTGTCGATCGACTCGGCGAAGAACCCGACCGGGGTGCCCGGCTCCTGCTTCTCGGTCGAGCCGACCGCGGCGTCGCTGTCCTCGCCGGTCCCGTCCGGCACGTACTGCCTGGCCGACGACGGTGTGGTCACCGGTGCCCGGTTGAGCATCGGCTCGCTGACGCTGGTCGGTTCGGCCGCCGCGGCGCCGAAGTCGGTCAGGCTGCCCGGCCCGGTGGCCGCCGGCGGTGCGGTCCCGACGACCTCCCCGTCCCCGTCTCGGACGCCCTCCGCCTCCGCGTCCGGTTCCGCCTCGGCCTCGCCGTCCGCAGCCCGCTGATCCCCGCCCGGCACCGCCGCTGCACCACCACTCGCACCGGCCAGCCGCTAGTACCGTGCCGTCCCACGCCGCGCCGGTAGCCCCACCGTCTCGCCGGTGGTCCCACCGTGCCGATCCTCTCCGTCTCGCCGGCAATACCGCGCCATCCCACCGTCTCACCAGCGCACCCAGGCGCCGGCCCGCGTCCAGCGGCCCGGCGCCGCTACGATGGGCCGCGGCAACGGGGCCGGCCGGCCCCGCACCGAACGCAGGGCCGAAGGAGATTTTGTGAGCGTCGCACTCGTGACCGGCTCGGCCGGCCTGATCGGTTCGGAGTCGGTACGGCACTTCGCCAAGCTGGGCCTGACCGTGGTCGGCATCGACAACGACATGCGCGGCTACTTCTTCGGCGCGGACGGCTCGACCGCCTGGCAGGTGGAGCAGCTGAAGTCCGAGCTGGGCGGCTCCTACGAGCACCACAGCATCGACATCCGGGACCGGGACGCGGTCGCGGCGCTGTTCACCCGGTACGGCAGGGACATCGCGGTGGTGATCCACACCGCGGCGCAGCCCAGCCACGACTGGGCCGCGAAGGAGCCGTTCACCGACTTCGACGTGAACGCGGTCGGCACCCTGAACCTGCTGGAGAACACCCGGCTGCACGCACCCGAGGCACCGTTCATCTTCACCTCCACCAACAAGGTGTACGGCGACACCCCGAACCGGCTGCCGCTGGTCGAGCAGGAGACGCGGTACGAGCTGGATCCCGCGCACACCTACTACGAGGGCATCCGCGAGGACATGTCCATCGACCACTCGCTGCACTCGATCTTCGGCGTCTCCAAGGTCGCCGCGGACGTGCTGGTGCAGGAGTACGGCCGCTACTTCGACCTGAAGACCGCGGCGTTCCGCGGCGGCACGTTGACCGGCCCGGCGCACTCCGCCGCCGAGCTGCACGGCTTCCTCGCCTACCTGATGCGCTGCAACATGGAGCGCCGCGTCTACACGATCTACGGGTACAAGGGAAAGATGGTGCGGGACGCGATCCACAGCAACGACGTGGTGACCGCGTTCGAGGCGTTCTTCCGCGCGCCGCGGGTCGGCGAGGTGTACAACCTGGGCGGCGGCCGGCAGTCCAACTGCTCGCACCTGGAAGCCTTCACGCTCGCCGAGGAGATCTCCGGCATCGAGATGCGGCACGTGTACGACGAGACCGCGCGTACCGGGGACCACCAGTGGTACGTCAGCGACATGGGCCGGTTCCGCGAGCACTACCCGGACTGGAAGCAGCAGTACGACGTGCCGGCGATCCTGCGCGAGATGTACGAGGCGAACGCCGAGCGTTGGACGCCGCAGGCGTGACGCGGCGGTACCGGTGAGGGGCGGCAGGTCGTGATCGATCGGGGCAAGGGCAACGTGCTCGGCGTCTGCGTGGACGCCATGGACTACGAGGCCGCGACCGACAAGGTGCTTGCCGCGGCGCGCGAGGCGCGGCCGCTGGCGCTGACCGCGCTCGCCGTGCACGGCGTGATGACCGGGGTGCAGGACAAGGCGCACGAGGCCCGGCTCAACTCGTTCGACGTGGTCACGCCGGACGGGCAGCCGGTGCGCTGGGCGCTGAACCTGCTGCACAAGGCGCAGCTGCCGGACCGCACGTACGGCCCGACGCTGACCCTCAAGGTGGTCGAGCGGTGCGCCGCCGAGGGGTTGCCGATCTACCTGTACGGGTCGACCCAGCCGGTGCTGGACAGGCTGTCCGCGGCGCTGACCACGCAGTTTCCCGGGCTCAAGATCGCCGGCGCGGAGCCGTCCAAGTTCCGCTCCGCGCAGCCGGGTGAGCCGGCCGAGATCGCCCGCCGGATCGCCGATTCCGGCGC
This genomic interval carries:
- a CDS encoding aspartate-semialdehyde dehydrogenase; this encodes MASNEPARGAAPAPCLAVVGATGAVGRVVCELLSSRKNVWGEIRLIASARSAGRTLPVRGEQLTVRELAPEAFDGVDVALFDVPDDVAAEWVPIAVEHGVTVVDNSAAFRLDADVPLVVPEVNPERIRDRGKHIVANPNCTTLAMIVAIGALHREYGLRELIISTYQAASGAGQSGIDTLHDQVTKVSGDRTVGTRAGDVRRTVGDELGPFPAPLALNVVPWAGSLRDHGWSSEELKLRNESRKILGLPDLKVSATCVRVPVVTGHSVTVHAVFGAEVSADDAQEIIKQAPGVVLVDDPAEGEFPTPADAVGTDPTWAGRVRRALDDPRALDLFLVGDNLRKGAALNTVQIAELIAAEPH
- a CDS encoding aspartate kinase, yielding MTLVVQKYGGSSVADAERIKRVAERIVSARKAGDDVAVVVSAMGDTTDDLLDLAHQVSPLPPGRELDMLLTSGERISMALLAMAIHNLGYEARSFTGSQAGVITTSSHGKARIIDVTPGRLQSAIDEGAVAILAGFQGIAQDTKDITTLGRGGSDTTAVALAAAMHADQCEIYTDVDGVFTADPRIVPTAHKLDTVTYEEMLELAASGAKVLHLRAVEYARRFNMPIHVRSSYSTKPGTIVAGSMEDLPVEQALISGVAHDRSEAKITVLSVPDEPGRAAKIFQVVTDAEINIDMIVQNVSTKATGRTDISFTLPKTDGAAAMTALQKTQGEIGFEGLLFDDHIGKVSLVGAGMRSNPGVAATFFRALSEAGVNIEMISTSEIRVSVVCRDTDLDEAVRALHEAFDLGGDEEAVVYAGTGR
- a CDS encoding NAD-dependent epimerase/dehydratase family protein, with protein sequence MSVALVTGSAGLIGSESVRHFAKLGLTVVGIDNDMRGYFFGADGSTAWQVEQLKSELGGSYEHHSIDIRDRDAVAALFTRYGRDIAVVIHTAAQPSHDWAAKEPFTDFDVNAVGTLNLLENTRLHAPEAPFIFTSTNKVYGDTPNRLPLVEQETRYELDPAHTYYEGIREDMSIDHSLHSIFGVSKVAADVLVQEYGRYFDLKTAAFRGGTLTGPAHSAAELHGFLAYLMRCNMERRVYTIYGYKGKMVRDAIHSNDVVTAFEAFFRAPRVGEVYNLGGGRQSNCSHLEAFTLAEEISGIEMRHVYDETARTGDHQWYVSDMGRFREHYPDWKQQYDVPAILREMYEANAERWTPQA
- a CDS encoding WecB/TagA/CpsF family glycosyltransferase yields the protein MDYEAATDKVLAAAREARPLALTALAVHGVMTGVQDKAHEARLNSFDVVTPDGQPVRWALNLLHKAQLPDRTYGPTLTLKVVERCAAEGLPIYLYGSTQPVLDRLSAALTTQFPGLKIAGAEPSKFRSAQPGEPAEIARRIADSGARVVLVGLGCPRQEVFVHAMRPLLSMPLLAVGAAFDYHAGDLRKPPPWMQQRGLEWLWRLGLEPKRLWRRYLILNPAYLARLGAQASHLWRACPAEPTTTPADTFAV